A genomic region of Leptolyngbya sp. FACHB-261 contains the following coding sequences:
- a CDS encoding sigma-70 family RNA polymerase sigma factor, giving the protein MKSEHSGNPAIPLASQTDAELFLALKNGQTAALGIIYDRHAGLVYGIALNALGNSQEAEDLTQDIFLTFTRGASYDPKRGSLRTFLAILTRSRAIDRLRSRNSAREVLKRWRRSEEYDATPNAPLEHAFQNEQSQEVSTALAQLSDSQQQILKMAYYEGLSQSEIAERLAIPLGTVKARARRGLLKLRQTLARFTG; this is encoded by the coding sequence ATGAAGTCTGAGCACTCTGGCAACCCAGCAATCCCTTTAGCGAGCCAGACAGATGCGGAATTGTTTTTGGCATTGAAGAATGGTCAGACCGCTGCTCTGGGAATCATTTATGACCGCCACGCTGGCTTAGTATACGGGATCGCTCTGAATGCTCTGGGCAATTCTCAGGAAGCAGAGGACTTAACCCAAGACATTTTTCTGACCTTCACCAGAGGAGCTTCTTACGATCCGAAGCGGGGGTCTCTCAGAACGTTTCTAGCCATCCTGACCCGATCACGCGCTATTGACCGACTGCGGTCTCGTAACAGTGCTCGAGAGGTTCTGAAACGCTGGAGACGCAGTGAAGAATATGATGCTACCCCCAATGCTCCACTTGAGCACGCCTTTCAAAATGAGCAGTCTCAAGAAGTTAGCACTGCCCTGGCTCAGTTGTCGGATAGCCAGCAGCAAATTCTGAAGATGGCTTATTACGAAGGTCTCAGCCAGTCAGAAATTGCTGAACGCTTGGCAATTCCTCTAGGTACAGTTAAGGCTAGAGCTAGAAGAGGTCTGCTCAAATTGCGCCAAACGCTCGCACGTTTTACTGGGTAG
- a CDS encoding anti-sigma factor domain-containing protein, whose product MAISMPLEELQLLIAGYVLGDLSPEEAVQFEQLLAQNPALMEEVAHMQAALETPYAPAEVTPPAHLRSAILDKVHVSGSETSSSEIGSEVGSEVGSGIGAGVAARSRRQVQLRKRLRGLMEVAAAALIIALGVNNYRLSQALQTAQAETQQYAALTYVLAATEANSQASATVVADPNDLEATIAVKNLPPLPTGKVYALWTVLKSDAPFTMDAKKAILTEVFQVDGSGNFSQTVAIPKAYRSQDLVTKVAVTIEDANAPQRHIGSPILITGSKS is encoded by the coding sequence ATGGCTATCTCGATGCCCTTAGAAGAGTTACAGCTATTGATTGCGGGCTATGTCTTAGGTGACCTCAGCCCTGAGGAAGCAGTGCAATTTGAGCAACTGTTGGCACAAAACCCAGCGCTCATGGAGGAAGTTGCTCACATGCAAGCGGCATTGGAGACACCCTACGCGCCAGCCGAAGTGACACCTCCTGCTCATCTGCGTTCGGCGATCCTAGATAAGGTTCACGTTTCTGGCTCCGAAACCAGCTCTTCCGAAATTGGTTCTGAAGTTGGTTCTGAAGTTGGCTCTGGAATTGGCGCAGGGGTTGCTGCAAGATCTCGGAGACAAGTCCAATTGCGCAAGCGGTTGCGCGGCCTCATGGAAGTTGCAGCAGCAGCCCTGATTATCGCCTTAGGAGTCAACAATTACCGCTTATCGCAAGCTTTGCAAACCGCCCAAGCTGAAACCCAACAGTACGCTGCTCTTACTTACGTTCTTGCTGCAACAGAGGCAAACAGTCAGGCTTCGGCTACTGTTGTTGCCGATCCAAACGACCTAGAAGCGACGATAGCGGTCAAGAACTTACCACCTCTACCTACAGGCAAAGTTTATGCTCTATGGACTGTTTTAAAATCAGATGCCCCCTTTACAATGGATGCCAAAAAGGCGATCTTAACGGAGGTGTTTCAGGTTGATGGCAGCGGTAATTTTTCGCAAACAGTTGCGATACCCAAAGCCTATCGCTCTCAAGATCTGGTTACGAAAGTTGCGGTAACTATAGAGGATGCCAACGCACCTCAAAGACACATAGGTTCACCAATCTTAATTACAGGATCTAAGTCATAG
- a CDS encoding amylo-alpha-1,6-glucosidase, whose amino-acid sequence MPTKVSVNSGQIVINDGSTFLVTDSYGWIDDNVAQGFFVADTRLLSYYEVSINRDRLVLLASSPINHHSALYQFTNPELRTVNGNVPNGRLMISIRRDIVGGMHEDIDITNHHAERVEFQLMLAIRSDFADIFEVKSQQILTRGETETIWRDGKLTTTYRNASLHRGLVTQPQCSSSQPRYANGRLFFDVVLEPGQSWHTCIDFAAIVDDTVFNPQRTCAVEHDTEAKQVSNDFLTQATKLRSSNAEIAAYYQQALVDMAALRIKVEANGQDFWMPAAGIPWFVAVFGRDSVVVSMQTMAVYHEFAYGTLLRLAQLQATEVDDWRDAQPGKMLHELRRDELTQLKQLPYTPYYGTIDTTILWIVTLMEAYQWSHNETLLHECSAPLEKALAWIEQYGDFDHDGFVEYQTRSSMGLRNQGWKDSGDSIVYPDGTQVEPPIALCEVQGYVYNAWKDAAEIYDILGEAERAKTLQQKANDLYQRFNDRFWMEEEGCYCLGLDSKKQQIRSIASNPGHLLWSGIVPKERAARLVKRLLQPDLWCGWGIRTLSSQNPAYNPISYQLGSIWPHDNAAIAMGLKQYGYHNEANQIAEGIFAAASYFEAGRMPELFGGIERQPGRFPVPYPDANIPQAWAAGSIFLLIRAMLGLEANAAQRSLAIQPVLPDWLPDLELVNLRVGDATVTLRFWREGGQTQWKITHLDGELAVYAKVNNNIGASV is encoded by the coding sequence ATGCCAACGAAAGTATCGGTAAATTCGGGTCAGATCGTGATTAATGATGGCTCTACATTTTTAGTCACTGATTCCTATGGTTGGATTGATGATAATGTAGCGCAAGGTTTTTTCGTCGCAGATACACGGTTGCTTTCCTATTACGAAGTATCAATCAACCGCGACCGCCTAGTCCTGCTTGCATCTAGCCCAATCAACCATCACAGTGCCCTCTATCAGTTCACCAATCCTGAGCTTCGTACCGTCAATGGCAACGTCCCTAATGGTCGGTTAATGATCAGCATTCGCCGCGATATCGTTGGGGGAATGCATGAAGATATTGATATTACGAATCATCATGCAGAACGAGTTGAATTTCAACTAATGCTGGCGATTCGCTCCGATTTTGCCGATATCTTTGAAGTGAAATCGCAGCAGATTCTTACCCGAGGTGAAACTGAGACAATTTGGCGAGATGGAAAACTGACCACAACGTATCGTAATGCTTCCTTGCATCGTGGACTAGTTACCCAGCCGCAATGCTCCAGTTCTCAACCTCGTTATGCCAATGGTCGCCTATTCTTTGATGTAGTACTTGAGCCAGGGCAGAGCTGGCACACCTGCATTGATTTTGCTGCGATCGTGGATGACACTGTGTTTAACCCACAAAGAACTTGTGCCGTCGAACACGATACAGAAGCCAAGCAAGTCAGCAATGATTTCCTGACTCAAGCGACTAAACTGCGATCATCCAATGCAGAGATTGCAGCTTATTACCAGCAAGCCTTAGTGGACATGGCCGCCCTGCGGATTAAAGTTGAAGCGAACGGGCAGGACTTCTGGATGCCTGCGGCAGGAATTCCCTGGTTTGTTGCGGTGTTTGGACGGGATTCTGTTGTGGTCAGTATGCAGACAATGGCGGTGTATCACGAATTCGCCTATGGGACATTGCTGCGACTGGCGCAACTGCAAGCGACGGAAGTGGATGACTGGCGCGATGCCCAGCCGGGAAAGATGTTGCACGAACTGCGGCGCGATGAACTGACGCAACTCAAGCAGTTACCCTACACACCCTACTACGGCACGATTGACACCACCATTCTCTGGATTGTCACTCTGATGGAAGCGTATCAGTGGAGTCATAACGAGACTCTGCTACACGAATGCAGTGCTCCGCTAGAGAAAGCCCTTGCCTGGATTGAGCAGTACGGCGACTTTGATCACGATGGGTTTGTGGAATATCAGACTCGATCTTCAATGGGCTTACGGAATCAGGGTTGGAAAGATTCAGGCGATTCGATTGTCTATCCCGATGGCACACAGGTTGAACCCCCGATTGCCCTCTGCGAAGTGCAGGGTTATGTCTACAATGCTTGGAAGGACGCTGCCGAGATTTATGACATTCTAGGAGAAGCGGAACGAGCTAAAACACTACAACAAAAAGCAAACGACCTCTATCAGCGATTCAACGATCGCTTTTGGATGGAAGAAGAAGGCTGTTACTGCCTTGGTTTAGATAGTAAAAAACAACAGATTCGTTCGATCGCCTCGAATCCCGGACATTTGCTGTGGTCGGGAATTGTGCCCAAAGAACGGGCTGCTCGTCTAGTGAAACGGTTACTTCAACCAGATCTCTGGTGTGGCTGGGGCATTCGTACTCTGTCCAGCCAGAATCCTGCCTACAATCCCATCAGCTATCAATTGGGGAGTATATGGCCCCACGATAATGCAGCGATCGCAATGGGATTAAAACAATACGGTTATCACAACGAAGCCAACCAGATTGCGGAAGGCATTTTTGCTGCGGCTAGTTACTTTGAAGCAGGACGAATGCCAGAGTTATTCGGTGGAATTGAACGTCAGCCTGGACGGTTTCCTGTCCCTTATCCTGATGCCAACATTCCTCAAGCCTGGGCAGCCGGATCGATTTTTCTACTGATTCGCGCCATGTTAGGACTGGAAGCCAATGCAGCGCAGCGTTCTTTAGCTATTCAACCTGTTTTACCAGACTGGCTACCCGATTTGGAATTAGTCAATCTCCGAGTGGGTGATGCAACTGTAACGCTGCGCTTCTGGCGCGAGGGAGGCCAAACCCAATGGAAGATCACGCATTTGGACGGTGAATTGGCCGTGTACGCAAAGGTCAATAACAATATAGGTGCGAGCGTATGA
- a CDS encoding nitrate ABC transporter ATP-binding protein (This model describes the ATP binding subunits of ATP-binding cassette (ABC) transporters for nitrate transport, or for bicarbonate transport, in bacteria and archaea.), with amino-acid sequence MTTFVAVENIEKVFPLANGNRYIALKGIDLEIRKGEFISLIGHSGCGKSTLLNMIAGLDLPTEGIVVLDGETVQQPGPDKMVVFQNYSLLPWLTVRENIALAVDEVLAHLPPEERRNIIEHHIDLVGLRHAADKPPGQLSGGMKQRVAIARALAIRPKLLLLDEPFGALDALTRGNLQEQLMKICEESQVTAVMVTHDVDEALLLSDRVVMLTNGPESKIGQIMEVDIPRPRKRLEVVNHPSYYSMRSEIIYFLNQQKRIKQLRARKQGAVARHGLEKVNLEIGFLPLTACAPLAIAKEKGFFTHHGLDEVSLVRETSWRGIQDGMVGGYLDAAQMPSGMPIWLTLGGMDGRSLPVVSALTLTRNGNAITLDKRFYEQGVFTLKELKHLLLATPNTRHTFGMVHPASMHNLLLRYWLAAGGIDPDRDVRLDTIPPAQMIANLQAGNIDGFCVGEPWNVRAAVEGIGYTIATDLEVWNGHPGKVLGVREDWALTYPNTHVALVKALLEACAYCMDEANYEETREILSRREYLGTDLQYIYLGDPNPQVCSLHPSPREYAHHQFYGQGVNRPSRTEHLWMMAQMARWGDVPFPRNWVEILERVCRVSVFSTAARELGLSDITYSRGAIQLFDGTTFNADDPIAYLNSLDIKHDIYMADVALANPLVKSA; translated from the coding sequence ATGACTACCTTTGTTGCTGTAGAGAACATTGAAAAAGTCTTTCCCCTAGCCAATGGCAACCGCTACATTGCCTTGAAAGGGATTGATCTAGAGATTCGCAAAGGTGAGTTTATCTCTCTCATTGGTCACTCCGGTTGCGGTAAATCCACACTGCTCAATATGATTGCCGGGCTGGATTTACCAACAGAGGGCATCGTCGTTCTGGATGGTGAAACGGTACAACAACCGGGACCTGACAAGATGGTAGTGTTCCAAAACTATTCTCTGTTGCCCTGGTTAACAGTGCGGGAGAATATTGCACTGGCAGTGGATGAAGTGCTGGCTCACCTGCCCCCTGAAGAACGACGCAACATCATTGAACACCACATTGATCTGGTGGGATTACGGCATGCGGCGGACAAACCACCCGGCCAACTTTCTGGCGGCATGAAACAACGGGTGGCAATCGCCCGGGCATTAGCCATTCGTCCCAAACTGTTGCTGTTAGATGAACCATTTGGCGCCTTGGATGCCCTGACTCGCGGCAACCTCCAAGAGCAGCTAATGAAAATCTGCGAAGAGAGCCAGGTTACAGCGGTGATGGTGACCCATGATGTCGATGAGGCATTACTATTGAGCGATCGTGTGGTCATGCTCACCAATGGCCCTGAGTCCAAGATTGGGCAGATTATGGAGGTAGATATTCCTCGTCCGCGTAAACGCTTGGAAGTCGTCAATCATCCCAGCTACTACTCGATGCGCAGTGAAATTATCTACTTCCTGAATCAGCAAAAGCGCATCAAACAACTGCGAGCGCGCAAGCAAGGAGCAGTTGCCCGTCACGGTTTAGAGAAAGTCAACCTGGAAATTGGTTTTTTACCGCTCACCGCTTGTGCGCCACTTGCGATTGCCAAGGAAAAAGGCTTTTTCACTCATCATGGTTTGGATGAAGTGAGCCTGGTACGCGAGACTAGCTGGCGCGGAATCCAAGATGGTATGGTTGGGGGCTATCTAGATGCCGCTCAAATGCCATCTGGCATGCCCATCTGGTTAACCTTGGGGGGAATGGATGGCCGCTCGCTTCCGGTTGTCAGTGCTCTCACGCTGACTCGTAATGGCAACGCCATTACGCTGGACAAACGCTTCTATGAGCAGGGCGTTTTCACCCTAAAAGAGTTAAAGCATCTACTGCTGGCAACGCCGAATACTCGCCACACGTTTGGCATGGTTCATCCAGCATCAATGCACAATCTTCTCCTCCGTTACTGGCTAGCAGCAGGCGGCATTGATCCCGATCGCGATGTCCGTCTCGATACGATTCCGCCCGCTCAAATGATTGCTAACTTGCAAGCCGGAAATATCGACGGCTTCTGTGTGGGCGAGCCCTGGAATGTACGAGCGGCTGTTGAGGGCATTGGCTACACGATTGCGACTGACCTAGAGGTATGGAATGGACATCCTGGCAAGGTATTGGGGGTGCGGGAAGATTGGGCATTGACCTATCCCAATACTCACGTTGCCTTGGTTAAAGCCTTGCTGGAAGCCTGCGCCTACTGCATGGATGAAGCCAATTACGAGGAAACTCGTGAGATCTTGTCTCGGCGGGAATACCTGGGAACTGATTTGCAATACATCTATTTGGGTGACCCCAATCCGCAGGTCTGTAGCCTTCACCCTTCACCCCGCGAATATGCCCATCACCAGTTCTACGGGCAAGGTGTGAACCGACCCAGCCGGACAGAACACCTGTGGATGATGGCCCAAATGGCACGCTGGGGCGATGTTCCCTTCCCTCGCAATTGGGTCGAGATTTTGGAGCGGGTTTGCCGGGTCAGTGTGTTTAGTACAGCGGCACGAGAATTAGGTTTGTCGGATATCACCTACAGTCGAGGTGCCATTCAATTGTTTGATGGCACAACGTTTAATGCGGATGACCCGATCGCCTACTTAAACAGCCTGGACATTAAGCACGACATTTATATGGCAGACGTGGCATTAGCCAATCCCCTGGTTAAATCTGCGTGA
- a CDS encoding ABC transporter ATP-binding protein: MKTLRTQPAQQNAQSQQESFLAISQVSKIYPTPKGEYVVLKNVNLDVREGEFICVIGHSGCGKTTLLNMVGGFSEPTDGTVTLHGRSITGPGPDRMMVFQGYALLPWLTAYENIYLAVDSVYPSKSEAEKKQIVREHLAMVGLADAAHKQPAQLSGGMRQRVSIARALAIRPEVLILDEPFGALDAITKEELQVELLKIWGDHRCTVLMITHDIDEALFLADRLVMMTNGPAATIGEVIPIPFPRPRDRDRIMEDPEFYKLRNYILDYLYNRFAHDDE, from the coding sequence ATGAAGACGCTAAGAACACAGCCTGCACAACAGAATGCCCAATCGCAGCAAGAATCATTTCTTGCCATCAGTCAGGTTTCCAAAATTTATCCAACGCCTAAAGGCGAATATGTTGTTTTAAAAAATGTCAACCTTGATGTACGGGAAGGTGAATTCATCTGCGTCATTGGGCACTCTGGCTGTGGTAAAACGACGCTGCTCAATATGGTGGGAGGCTTCTCTGAGCCAACCGATGGAACGGTAACTTTACACGGTCGAAGCATCACAGGACCGGGACCCGACCGCATGATGGTATTTCAGGGCTATGCCCTGTTGCCCTGGCTTACGGCCTACGAAAACATTTACTTAGCAGTGGATTCTGTATATCCCAGCAAGTCTGAAGCCGAGAAAAAGCAGATTGTCCGCGAACACCTGGCAATGGTGGGATTAGCAGATGCTGCGCATAAACAACCCGCACAACTTTCGGGTGGGATGCGGCAACGAGTTTCGATTGCCCGTGCCCTAGCCATTCGTCCAGAGGTATTAATTCTCGATGAGCCATTTGGGGCATTGGATGCAATTACCAAAGAAGAATTGCAGGTTGAGCTGCTAAAGATCTGGGGCGATCACCGTTGCACGGTACTGATGATTACCCATGACATTGATGAGGCACTGTTTCTGGCCGATCGCTTAGTGATGATGACCAATGGCCCTGCAGCCACTATTGGTGAAGTGATACCCATTCCCTTCCCCCGTCCCCGCGATCGCGACCGCATCATGGAAGATCCTGAATTCTATAAATTGCGGAACTACATTCTGGACTATCTCTACAACCGTTTTGCCCATGATGATGAGTGA
- a CDS encoding DUF6671 family protein: protein MMMSEQQCHSLFQGRVAVLATMHCKEQVIAPLLQPEFGMQIVVPSLDTDQFGTFTRDIKRSGDQLSAARLKAEAALQLTGNDLALASEGSFGAHPAVPFLVCNREIVVLIDRANDLEIVGEVLSTETNFSHTQVTCLPEAHAFAEKVGFPMHGLVVAAGQSASTPEIVKGITTTADLTETVTWMLSRLGQAHLETDMRAMYNPTRMKVIAQATENLIQKLRCCCPHCSCPGFDVVEQQAGLPCAWCQAPTSLVLAARYFCKKCGFEQRVLFPNQQETADPAQCLYCNP from the coding sequence ATGATGATGAGTGAGCAGCAATGCCATTCTTTATTTCAGGGCAGGGTGGCGGTACTGGCAACCATGCACTGCAAAGAGCAGGTCATTGCCCCACTTCTGCAACCAGAATTTGGGATGCAAATTGTTGTGCCCTCATTGGACACCGATCAGTTCGGGACCTTTACCCGTGACATCAAACGTTCGGGTGATCAATTAAGTGCAGCCCGACTCAAAGCTGAAGCTGCGCTCCAGCTCACAGGCAATGATCTAGCACTGGCTAGTGAGGGGAGCTTTGGAGCGCATCCGGCTGTGCCCTTTCTTGTCTGCAATCGGGAAATTGTAGTCTTGATTGACCGTGCCAATGATTTGGAAATTGTAGGGGAAGTTCTCTCAACGGAGACCAATTTTAGCCATACTCAAGTAACTTGTTTGCCAGAGGCCCATGCTTTTGCTGAGAAGGTGGGCTTCCCTATGCATGGATTGGTGGTAGCGGCAGGGCAATCGGCATCCACACCTGAAATCGTCAAAGGCATCACCACAACCGCTGACTTGACCGAAACCGTGACCTGGATGTTAAGCCGATTGGGCCAAGCTCATTTAGAAACTGACATGCGAGCGATGTATAACCCAACTCGTATGAAAGTTATTGCTCAAGCCACAGAAAACCTAATTCAAAAGCTTCGCTGTTGTTGTCCTCACTGTAGCTGTCCAGGGTTTGATGTGGTTGAACAGCAAGCCGGATTGCCTTGTGCTTGGTGCCAAGCGCCAACCAGTTTAGTATTAGCAGCTCGCTATTTCTGCAAGAAATGCGGCTTTGAGCAAAGGGTTTTATTTCCTAATCAGCAAGAGACGGCCGATCCTGCCCAATGCCTTTACTGTAATCCCTAA